The Pristis pectinata isolate sPriPec2 chromosome 12, sPriPec2.1.pri, whole genome shotgun sequence DNA window ctctGCGTGAAGCGGAGACACTGAGGGCCTGAAACACTGTCTGTCAAAGAGAGCAGATCCAGAATATTACACTCCAGCCCAGCTACAACGGCCtgtaagaactttggctgctgctgagcaTGTTTATACATtcagtgcaacacactgagttctggattttcttcgtccaactcggttttgcactcaccctgcactaattttgtatcctgtaaaCACCATTTTTTGCAGTATTTGTGCTTGCGCAACTTTTCTGTCTGTATTTattgtacgtcctctgttctatgtatgtcctctgttgtgagagtctgggggaaattaCATTTCGtccctccatgtgttttacagcatatgggtgactGACAATAAAGTAGAACTTGAACTTACAGGGGTCACTAACGTCAGCAGAACAATCCCCAGCCGTGCCCATTCCCCAGGGTTCAGTCCTGGGTGTGATCGGCAGCAGCGTCCAATGCCTGCAGTCACTCACTGCTGTTTCTGCAATGCAACAATGAAAATTTCAACAAGTATTTAAATATTCAGTGTACGACAGATTTAAATATTCTCctcggtgtgaacccgctggtgtgtcatcaggttggctgaccgagtgaatcccttcccgcacacggagcaggtgtacggcttctccccggtgtgaactcgctggtgcctcATCAGACTggacgaccgagtgaatcccctcccgcactcagagcaggtgaactgCCACTCCCCGGTGTGAACCTGCTGGTGAGTCAGGAAGTCGGAAGATCgattgaatcccttcccacactcagggcaggtgaacggcctctcgcCGGTGTGAAGGCGCTGGTGTGTTATCAGGtgggatgactgagtgaatcctcTGCCACAGTcagagcagatgaacggcctctccccagtgtggactcgctggtgcgtcatcaggctggacgaccgagtgaatccctttccgcactcggagcaggtgaacggtctctccccagtgtgaacttgctggtgtCTCCTCAGATGAGCTGACAGAGTGAATCGcctcccacactcggagcaggtgaatggcctctccccagtgtgaagtTGCTGATGTGTCCTCAGGCTGGACGATAGCGTGAATCCATTgccacacatggagcaggtgaacggcctctccccagtgtggacCCGATGGTGTCTCAGCAAGTTagacgactgagtgaatcccctcccacactcggagcagatgaacagcctctccccggtgtgaacccgct harbors:
- the LOC127576590 gene encoding zinc finger protein 239-like isoform X2; translated protein: MSSEMSPHQRVHTGERLFICSECGRGFTQSSNLLRHHRVHTGERPFTCSMCGNGFTLSSSLRTHQQLHTGERPFTCSECGRRFTLSAHLRRHQQVHTGERPFTCSECGKGFTRSSSLMTHQRVHTGERPFICSDCGRGFTQSSHLITHQRLHTGERPFTCPECGKGFNRSSDFLTHQQVHTGEWQFTCSECGRGFTRSSSLMRHQRVHTGEKPYTCSVCGKGFTRSANLMTHQRVHTEENI
- the LOC127576590 gene encoding zinc finger protein 239-like isoform X1: MSSEMSPHQRVHTGERLFICSECGRGFTQSSNLLRHHRVHTGERPFTCSMCGNGFTLSSSLRTHQQLHTGERPFTCSECGRRFTLSAHLRRHQQVHTGERPFTCSECGKGFTRSSSLMTHQRVHTGERPFICSDCGRGFTQSSHLITHQRLHTGERPFTCPECGKGFNRSSDFLTHQQVHTGEWQFTCSECGRGFTRSSSLMRHQRVHTGEKPYTCSVCGKGFTRQSLRTENDLFPLQFYEFRGGS